A genomic segment from Thermotoga neapolitana DSM 4359 encodes:
- the galA gene encoding alpha-galactosidase: protein MEIFKRPFREGSFVLKEKDYTVEFEVEKIHLGWKISGRVKGNPGRLEIFRTNAPKKLLVNNWQSWGPCRVVDLPSFTPPEIDPNWQYTASVVPDVIKNRLQSDYFVAEEGRVYGFLSSKIAHPFFAAENGELVAYLEYFDVKFDDFVPIEPFVVLEDPNTSLLLEKYAELVGKENSARIPERTPVGWCSWYHYFLDLTWEETLKNLELAGEFPFEVFQIDDAYEKDIGDWLVTKKDFPSVDEMARTIQEKGFVPGIWTAPFSVSETSDVFNSYPDWVVKENGMPKMAYRNWNRKIYALDLSNKEVLDWLFDLFSSLKKMGYRYFKIDFLFAGAIPGERKENITPVQAFRKGMEVIRKAVGDLFILGCGSPLLPAVGYVDGMRIGPDTTPFWGDQIEDNGAPAARWALRNAITRYFMHDRLWLNDPDCLILREEKTELTPKERELYSYTCGILDNMIIESDDLSLVKEHGRKVLRETLDLLGGKPRVLNIMTEDLKYEIVSSGTISGNTRLVVDLKNREYHLEKEGKSSLRKKVVKREDGRNFYFYEEGERE, encoded by the coding sequence GTGGAGATCTTCAAAAGACCGTTCAGAGAAGGGAGCTTCGTTCTGAAAGAGAAGGACTACACCGTTGAGTTCGAGGTGGAGAAGATCCATCTTGGATGGAAGATTTCAGGGAGAGTGAAGGGAAATCCCGGAAGGCTTGAGATCTTTCGGACAAACGCACCGAAGAAACTCCTCGTGAACAACTGGCAGTCCTGGGGACCCTGCAGGGTGGTGGATCTTCCATCCTTCACCCCACCCGAGATAGATCCAAACTGGCAGTACACGGCCTCTGTGGTACCGGATGTGATCAAAAACCGTCTTCAGAGTGACTACTTCGTGGCAGAGGAAGGGAGAGTATACGGTTTTTTGAGTTCGAAGATCGCACATCCTTTCTTTGCGGCAGAGAATGGAGAACTTGTTGCGTATCTTGAGTACTTCGATGTGAAGTTCGATGACTTCGTTCCGATAGAACCTTTTGTCGTTCTTGAAGATCCAAACACCTCTCTCCTTCTGGAAAAGTACGCTGAACTCGTCGGGAAGGAAAACAGCGCGAGGATTCCAGAACGTACACCGGTTGGATGGTGCAGCTGGTACCACTATTTCCTCGATCTCACCTGGGAGGAGACTTTGAAGAATCTGGAACTTGCAGGAGAGTTTCCCTTCGAGGTCTTTCAGATAGACGACGCGTATGAAAAAGACATCGGAGACTGGCTCGTCACGAAGAAAGACTTCCCATCTGTGGACGAGATGGCAAGGACGATACAGGAGAAAGGCTTTGTTCCTGGTATATGGACCGCACCGTTCAGTGTTTCAGAAACATCGGATGTGTTCAACTCCTATCCGGACTGGGTCGTGAAGGAAAACGGAATGCCAAAGATGGCGTACAGGAACTGGAACAGAAAGATCTACGCTCTTGACCTTTCAAACAAAGAAGTCCTGGACTGGCTCTTCGACCTCTTCAGCTCTCTCAAGAAGATGGGCTACAGATACTTCAAGATCGACTTTCTCTTTGCAGGAGCGATTCCGGGTGAGAGGAAAGAAAACATCACACCCGTTCAGGCGTTCAGAAAGGGGATGGAGGTGATCAGAAAGGCGGTTGGAGACTTGTTCATACTCGGATGTGGCTCTCCCCTTCTTCCTGCGGTGGGCTACGTTGACGGCATGAGGATAGGGCCGGACACCACACCCTTCTGGGGTGATCAAATAGAAGACAACGGAGCACCCGCTGCAAGATGGGCTCTGAGAAATGCCATCACACGTTACTTCATGCACGACAGACTCTGGCTGAACGATCCGGACTGCCTCATCCTGAGAGAGGAAAAAACAGAACTGACCCCAAAAGAGAGAGAGCTCTACTCGTACACCTGTGGGATCCTCGACAACATGATCATAGAAAGTGACGACCTGTCACTTGTGAAAGAGCACGGAAGGAAGGTTCTGAGAGAGACACTCGATCTTCTCGGGGGAAAGCCCCGTGTTCTGAACATCATGACAGAGGATCTGAAGTACGAGATCGTCTCGTCTGGCACGATCTCTGGAAACACCAGGCTCGTTGTCGATCTCAAAAACAGAGAGTACCATCTGGAAAAAGAGGGAAAGTCCTCTCTGAGAAAGAAGGTTGTCAAAAGAGAAGACGGAAGAAACTTCTACTTCTACGAAGAGGGTGAGAGAGAATGA